The Candidatus Eisenbacteria bacterium sequence GGAGACGTGGAACTCGAAGACCGGCTCGGGGGTCATGGGGGCGATACTACCATGTTGCCGTGCCGTCGGCCGGGCCGCCTGCGGCTCGGTGCCCCGGGGTCTTCGAGGCACGCCCTCCGCCGCCGGGTGCCCGCCGGGGTTGTTTCATCCGATGATGGAGCAAACTAGCTCAGCGCATTGAGTAGTCCGCGGGGCCTTCCGTGCGAACCCTCGCGGGAGCAGCGAACCCACAATCCGCCCCGCGGCTCGTAAAAGGTGCGTGCGCATGGCGGGGAGCATGAGTAGCCGGGCTGGTGAGTGGCGCGTGAAGGCGCGGCACCAGAACCACTCAACTCATTGTCCCGCATGGTCTTTCCGGGCCATTCCGTGGACCCAGGCTGCGGGTGCAGCGGGCCCGGCCCCCGGCCCCGCCCGCGGGGCACGTCGCAGCCCGTATGACCTGCGTCATGTTCACGGCCCGAATCACCCGGCAGGATGTTGCGCGAACCCCGGTGCCACCGGTCCCAACACAGGAGGAACGAATGTCCAGGCTGGCCACTACCTTGATCGCGCTCACGGTCCTGCTCCCCGCCGCTGGCGGGAACCCGGCGCGCGCGCAGGCTCCCTCCACCGCGCCCGCGGTCGCACCGGCTCCCGCACCCCCGGTGCCACCACCCAGCGACGCCTGCGTGGACTGTCATTCCCGCAACACCCCCGGCGCCGTGGCCGACTGGAAGCTGAGCAAGCACAGCGCCGCCGGCGTGGGCTGCGCCGAGTGCCATGGGGACGGGCACAGGATCAACAGCGACGCCGCGAAGGCCCTCCTGCCCACGCCCGAGACGTGCGCCCGCTGCCACGCCGGGCGCGTGGAGCAGTTCAAGCACGGCAAGCACGCGGCGGCGTGGACGGTGATGAACGCCATGCCCACCATCCACTGGCAGCCCATGGCGATGATCGACGGCATGAAGGGTTGCGGCGGCTGTCACAAGATCGGGATCAAGAGCGAGGCGGAGGCCAGGAAGCTGGCCACCGAGGGCCGCGGTTTCGGCATGGGCAGCTGCGACGCGTGCCACACGCGCCACACGTTCTCGGTGCAGGAAGCGAGGCGCCCCGAGGCCTGCCAGACGTGCCACATGGGCTTCGACCACCCGCAGTGGGAGATGTACTCCGCCTCCAAGCACGGCGTGCGCAACGCGCTCAAGCAGCAGGGCGCGCTGCCCCCCAGCGCCTCGGCTCCCACCTGCCAGGACTGCCACATGGGCGACGGCAACCACGAGGTGCGCACCGCGTGGGGCTTCCTGGGCGTCCGCCTGCCGCTGCCCGCGGACAAGCAGTGGGCCGCCGACCAGGTCACCATCCTGCAGGGCCTGGGCGTGCTGGACCCGGCCGGCAAGCCCACCGCGCGGCTGGAGGCGGTCAAGGCCGCCGACGTGGCGCGCCTGGACGAAGAGAGCTTCCGGAAGGAGCGCGACAAGATGATGGAGGCCTGCGCGAAGTGCCACTCGCGCACCTTCGCCGCGGAGCAGATGTCCAAGGGCGACGACATGATCCGGGAGGCCGATCACCTGATGGCCGAGGGCATCCGCACCGTGGCCGCCCTCTACAAGGATGGCGCGCTGGCCCAGCCGAAGACCTACGCGGCGGCCTTCCCCGACCTGCTCACCTTCCACGACGCGCCCACGGCGATCGAGCAGAGGCTGTTCGTGATGTTCCTGGAGCACCGCATGCGCACGTTCCAGGGCACGTTCCACGCCAGCCCCGACTACGCGCTGTGGTACGGCTGGAGCGAGATGCGCCGCGACCTGACCGAGATCAAGGAACAGGCGGCACAGCTGCGCCGGGAACATGGCGGGGGCAGGAAGGCGGCGGCGAAGCGATAGTTCGCGTGCACGGCGGGGCGCCGGGTTGCGCGAGGTCCGCGCTTCGCTTGCGCCCGATGCGGGAGCGCCCGCATCCCAGGCACTCCCTCCCCCGATGGGCTGGGCCCGGGTGGCATGGCCACCCGGGCCCTCGCTTCGCTTCGCCCTGGGGGTAGATCCTGCGGCGGCAGCCGCGTCCAGTTCCTCAGTACCTCCAGCTCAGTCCCACCCGCGCCTGCGTGCTCGGCGTCAGGCCCCCGTGATTGCGCTCCACGGACAGGTTCAGGTACCCGCGGCGCATCAGTACCAGGTCCAGGTCGGCGCTTTCCCATCGGGCGTTGTCGTTCACGCCCACCAGCGGGTTCTCGGTGGTGCGCGAGCCGCCGGCGAACTCCAGGTGGCAGCCCATGACGGGGTCCAGGCCCAGGCCGAAGCTGCTGAACCGGGTGATCACGCCGGATCCGCTGGCGCGGCTGTAGCGCGCCCGCAGCGCGCCGTTCACGCGCCCGATGCGGTGGACCTCGGCGCTGGCCGACCCGCTGGTGAAGCGCTCGGCGCCACCGATGGCGCTGGTGCGGACGTCCCCGCCCACCCGCAGGTGCGAAAGTGGCTCAGCCGACACGCCCACCCACCCGCCCTGCCGGTAGCGATCGTCGAACTCGGTCTCCGGAGTCTCGCGGTCCCGGTACAGCCGGACATTGCGCCGGTTGTCGTAGCCGCCGCGCACCGACAGCGCCTGCGACGCGCGCACGTTCACCGTCAGGAACGAGCTGGTGATGGAGAGCACCGACTGGCCCGGCGCGCGGCGCCAGCCGCGGTTGATGTCCACTTCCTGCGCCGCGAACACCGACAGCGCGCGATACATGTACGAGCCCTGCGTGAACAGGAAGTCGCGGTTGGGCATGCCGCCCTGCTGCGAGAACACGACGCCGTTGGCCACCGACCACCGCCGCTCCGCCATCGGGGCCTGGTGCCATTCCACGAACCCGCCGGCCTCCACGATGTCGCTGGAAAGGCCCAGGTGCAGCGGCTCGGGCTGCGCGCCCACGAACACGCCGGTGCCGAAGCGCTCGCCGCGGAACTCCGCCAGCCCGCCGTCGAAGAGGCTGACCGGCGAGAGCGCGGCGGCGCTCTGGCGGCCCAGTGTGACCAGGTAACGCCCCCGGGTGTCGTGCGCGGTGAGGCTGAAGCGGTGGAAGCGGGACAGGTTGTCGCTGGTGGTGGCCCCCGAGACGCGCTGGAAGCTGGTGCGCCGGGCGCGCAGGTCCACCGCCACGTCCACGGGCGCGCCCCACATCTGGGTGCCGTCCAATCGCACGTCGAAACCCAGCTGGCTCAGCTTGCCGCTGCCCTGGGTGTCCACCAGCAGGTAGGCCAGTCCCACGCGGCCCTGCACGCGCGGCAACGTGGCGGACTTCCGGCCGCGCCCCTGCGCCGCGAGCGCCCCGCCCGCCGCCCCCGCGGAGTCGGCGGCCGCCAGGCCGTCCTGCGTCGGGGCCACGGGCCGCGGAGTGAACAGCGCGACGTCCCCGATCGCCACAGGGGTAAGCGTTCGCAGGGTGTCGCACGCGGCGCGGTGCGAGGCCAGGAACGCCACGCGCAGCCACGCCACGCTGCGGGCCTGGCGCACCACGGTGAGCGTGTCCCCCACCGCCAACCCGTCCTTGCTGCCGGCCTCGACGTAGACCGAGGTGCCGGAAAGATAGGTCACCTTCGCGCTGGCCTTGGCGGGCGCGATGGGGGCCGCACCCTTTGCGGCGGCGGGCTTGGCGACCGCGGCACCCTTGGCCGCATGCGCGGGCGGCGCGGCAGCCAGGAGGAGCGCGAACACGAGCGTGGACGCGACCGTGGCCGCGAGCGTGGGCTGGTTCCAGCAGGCACGAACCTCTGCGGAATCGCGGCGGTTCGTCAGGCAGCCGGGCATCATGAGCTCCCCCGCGGGTGGCAGGAGTAGCAGGCGGCGCTGTCGTAGCGATAGCCGGACACACCGGTGTGATGCGAATTGGTGACAGTCTGCGCGTGGCACTTGAAGCAGCTGAACACCGCGAAATTAGTGGCCACGGTGTGACAGTCCGAGCACTGGGCCCATCGGTTCAGGTGCTTCCCGGAGTAGATCGGGAAGTACCGGCTGTCGTGGTTGAACGTGGAGGGCGCCCACGCCGTGGTGTTGTGGCACGAGGTGCAGGTGGTCGGGAACCCGGCCGTCCGGTGGGCCGGGCTGGTGGACGCGTTGTAGTTCGACACGTGGCACGCGTAGCAGTCCTTCGACGGCTTCACCACCCACGGGGTGCCGTGGCACTGCACGCAGGTCGCGGTCACGTGCGACCCGGTGAGCGGGAACGCCGTGGTGGAGTGGCTGAAGCTGCCCCCGCCCCACGAGGTCGGGCTGTGGCACGTGGCGCACGTGGTCGGGATGCCGCTGCTCGCGTGCGGCGGGCTGGTGGTGCCGTCGTAGTCCGCCCGGTGGCACGCGTAGCAGTCGGTGGACGGCGACACCCTCCACGGGGCGCCGTGGCACTGCACGCACGCGGTGGTGGTGTGCGAGCCCACCAGGGTGAAGCCGGTGGTGGCGTGGTTGAATGTCCCGCCCGGCCAGCCGCTGGTGGTATGGCACGTGGAGCACAGCGTCTGGATCCCGCTCAGCGCGTGCGGCGGGGCGGTTGTGGCGTCGTACTTGGACTTGTGGCACGCGAAGCAGTCGGTGGACATGCCCACCTTCCACGGGGTGCCGTGGCACTGCACGCAGGTGTTGGCGGCGTGCGCGCCGGTGAGCGCGAAGCCGGTGCTGGCGTGGTTGAACGTCCCGTCTCCCCAGCTGGTGGTGTTGTGACAGGTGGTGCACGTGGTCGGCAGGCCACCCGCGACGTGCGGCGGGCTCGCGGCGGCGGTGTAGTCCGTCCGGTGGCACGAGTAGCAGTCCGTGGCCATGCCCACCTTCCACGGGCTGCCGTGGCAGGTGGCGCACTGCACCGCGACGTGCGCGCCGGTGAGCGCGAACGGCGTGGTGGAGTGGTTGAACGTGCCCGGCTTCCAGGCCGTCGTGGTGTTGCAGCCGGTGCAGTTGGTCTGGATCGCGCTGGTGGCGTGCGGCGGCGTGGACGTGGCGTCGTACTTGGACTTGTGGCACGAGTAGCAGTCGGTGGACATGCCCACCTTCCACGGGGTGCCGTGGCACTGCACGCAGGTGTTGGCGGCGTGCGCGCCGGTGAGCGCGAAACCGGTGCTGGCGTGGTTGAAGGACCCGTCTCCCCAGCTGGTGGTGTTGTGACAGGTGGTGCACGTGGTCGGCAGGCCACCCGCGACGTGCGGCGGGCTCGCGGCGGCGGTGTAGTCCGCCCGGTGGCACGAGTAGCAGTCCATGGCCATGCCCGTCTTCCACGGCGTGCCGTGGCAGGTGACGCACTGCACCGCGGTGTGCGCCCCGGTGAGCGGGAACGGCGTGCCGGAGTGATTGAAGCCGGTCGGCTTCCACGCCGCGGTGACGTGGCAGCCGGCGCAGTTGGTCTGGATCCCGCTGCTGGCGTGCGGCGGCGCGGCCGTCACGTCGTAGTTGCTCTTGTGGCACGAGTAGCAGTCGGCCGCCGGCTTGGCCGTCCACGGACTGCCGTGGCACTGCGTGCACTGGGTGGCCAGGTGCGCACCGCTCAGCGGGAACGCGGTGGCCTGGTGGTTGAATGACGAGGGCTTCCACGCGGCCGTGCCGTGGCACGAGACGCAGGTGGTGGGGAACCCGCTGCTCACGTGGGCCGGGCTCGCGGTGGCGTCGAAGTCCGGCTTGTGGCACGAGTAGCAGTCGCTGGACATGCCCGTCTTCCACGGCGTCCCGTGGCAGGTGACACAGCCCACGCCCGCGTGCGAGCCGGTCAGCGGGAATGGCGTGGTGGAATGGTTGAAGTTCGACGGCTTCCACGCCGCGGTGGTGTGGCAACCGGCGCAGGCCGTCTGCAGGCCGCTGCTGGCGTGCGGTGGTGTGGCCGTGGCGTCGTAGTTCCCCTTGTGGCACGAGTAGCAGTCGGCCGCCGGCTTGGACACCCATGGCGTGCCGTGACACTGGGTGCACTGAGCGGCCAGGTGCGCCCCGCTCAACGGGAATGCCGTGGCCGCGTGGTTGAAGGTCGAGGGCGTCCAGGAGCCCGTGGTGTGGCACGTGGCGCAGATGGTCGGGAGCCCGCTGGAGGCGTGTGCCGGGCTCTTCGTGGCGTCATAGGTGGTCTTGTGGCACGAGTAGCAGTCCGTGGACATTCCCACCCTCCACGGCGAGCCGTGGCAGGTGGCGCACTGCACCGCGGCGTGCGCCCCGGTGAGGGCGAACGGCGTGGTGGAGTGGTTGAATGTGCCGCCCGCGTAGCTGCTCGTGTTGTGGCACGTCGCGCAGGTGGTCTGGATCCCGCTCGCGGCGTGCGGCGGGCTGGCCGTGCCGTCGTAGTTCGACTTGTGGCACGAGTAGCAGTCCGTGGACATGCCCACCTTCCACGGCGTGCCGTGGCAGGTGGCGCACTCCGTGGCCACGTGCGCCCCGGTGAGCGGGAACGGCGTGGTGGAGTGGTTGAACGTGCCGCCCGCGTAGCTCGCCGTGGTGTGGCAGGAGGTGCAGTTGGTCTGGATGCCGCTGCTGGCGTGTGGCGGCGCCGCCGTGCCGTCGTAATTGGACTTGTGGCACGTGTAACAGTCCTTCGCCGGCCGGGCCACCCACGGGCTGCCGTGGCACTGCGTGCACTGCGTGGCGACGTGCGCCCCGCTCAGCGGGAATGCGGTGGCGGCGTGGTTGAACGCCGAGCCCTTCCAGGCGGTCGTCCCGTGGCACATGACGCAGTTCGTCGGGAAGCCCGAGGCCACGTGGTTGGGGTTGGTGACGCCGTTATAGTCGCTCCGGTGGCACGAGTAGCAATCGGTGGACATGCCCGTCTTCCAGGGCGAGCCGTGACAGTCCGCGCACTGCGCCGCGGTGTGCGCCCCGCTCAGCGGGAAGCGGGTGGACGAGTGGTCGAACGTGGCGGTCAGGAAGCTGGCCGTGGTGTGGCAAGTGGCGCAGGTGGTCTGGATCCCGCTGCTGGCGTGCGGCGGCGTCTTCGTCGCGTCGTAGCGGTTCCGGTGGCACGAGTAGCAGTCCGTGGCCGGGACCGCTTTCCAAGGGCTTCCGTGGCAGTTGGAGCACTGCACCGAGGAGTGCGAGCCGCTGAGCGCGAAGCCGGTGGCAGCGTGGTCGAACGAGCCGTTGCCCCACGCGGTGGTGGTGTGGCAGGTGGCGCAGTTCGTCGGGATCCCGCCCGCGGCGTGCGGCGGGCTCTTGGTGGCCTCGTAGGTGGGCCGGTGGCATGAGTAGCAATCCATGGACATCGAGGTCTTCCACGGGTTGCCGTGACAGTCCACGCACTGCGCCGCCCGGTGCGCGCCCACCAGCGCGAAGCGGGTGGTGGCGTGGTCGAAGGTGCCACTGGCCCACGCGGTGGGCGAGTGACAGGTGGTGCAATTCGTCTGGATGCCGCTGGAGGCGTGCGGCGGCGTCTTGGTGGCGTCGTAGGCCGCCTTGTGGCACGAGAAGCATTCCAGCGAGGGCGCGGGCTTCCACGGGGTTCCGTGGCACTGCGAGCACTGCACCGGCGCGTGCGAGCCCTGGAGCGGGAAGCGTGTCACCGAGTGGTCGAAGGTGGCGCCCGCCCAGGCGGCGGTGGTGTGGCAGGTGGCGCACGTGGTGGGCAGGTTGCCGGTGACGTGCGGCGGGCTGCTGGTGGTCTCGAAGTCCGGCCGGTGGCACGAGTAGCACTCCAGGGACGGGCTCACCTTCCACGGGGCGCCGTGGCACTGCGCGCACTGCGCGGCGCTGTGGCCGCCGCTCAGCGGGAAGCGCGTGCCGGCGTGGTTGAACGTGGCGCCTGCCCAACCGCCGGTGTTGTGGCAGGTGGCGCAGGCGGTGGACAGCCCGGCGGACTGGTGCGGCGGCGTGGCCGTCGCGTCGTACTTCGCCTTGTGGCAGGAGTAGCAGTCGGTGGACGGCGTCACCTTCCACGGGGCGCCGTGGCAGGTGACGCACAGCGCCTGCGAGTGCTGGCCGGTCAGCGCGAACTGGGTGGCGTTGTGGTCGAACTGCGCGGGCTTCCACGCTACGGCGTTGTGGCACTGCAGGCAGTTCGTGGGCAGGCCCGAGACGGCGTGGGCCGGCGCGGTGGTGGCCTGGAAGTCCGCCTTGTGACAGCTGATGCACTCCGCGCGGGCGCCCGCGTAGCGCAGCTGGCCCTGGGCCGCGCCCGGGTGGCAGGACTCGCAATCCACGCCCGCGTGCGCGCCGGCGAGCGGGAAGCGCGTCTGCTGGTGCATGCGCACCATCACGGCGCGGTCGCTGAACGAGCGCGCGGTGTGGCAGCGCGCGCAGTGGGCCCCGAACTCGCCCCGGTGGACATCCTGGTGGCAGGTGGCGCACTGGGTGTTCTGCTTGGCGAACTCCAGCGACTTGTGGCAGGACGTGCAGGTGGCAGAGGCGTGCGCGCCGGTGAGCGCGAATCCCGAGCGCGTGAGCCTGGCGTGGTCGAATTCCTTCCCGATCCGCGCGGGCTTCCACCCCTGCTCCGCGTGACACATCGAGCAGTCGCCCCGGTACTCGCCGTGCGGGTACGGAACCTCCTCTGCGGCGCTCGCCAGCAGCGCGACCGCCACCAGCAGCAGCACCAGGATCCCCGCGGTGCGCGCCGTGCTCGGGACGTCGGGAGACTTCACGGTTGGCCTCCGGGTGAGCGCGACGTCCGGGGGGACGGACGACTGACGATGATGTTCCCGCCGGGGCCCTTCTGAACGGTGTGGCAGTCCTCGCAGCGGGATGGAAGCGGACGGTAGACGGCGATCATCTGGCCCCTGGCCCCGCGGACCTTCCGGTGACATTGCGCGCACGCCACCTTCGCGTGCGCCCCGCCCAGCTTGAAGGCGGCGTCCCGGTCGTGGTCGAAGCGGGCGGCGGGCGCGAAGGCATCGAGCCCGTGACAGGCGTCGCATGCGTCCCCGGCGATCTTCGGCAGGCGCGACTTGCGCCCGGCAAACTGGTCCCCGTGCGGGGTCTGGTGGCAGCCGGCGCACGCGGTGGGTGTGTCGGAGACGAAGATGGCCGGCTCCCGGACGCCCTTGAGCGTGGAGGCCGGGCGCGGCGCCTTGAGATCCGTGTGGCAGCCCAGGCACGGCACCGCACGGTGCGCGCCGTCGAGCGCATAGCCGTAGGCGGTGTGCTCGGCCATGCTCAGCATGGCGGGCACAAACCCCTGCATGGTGTGGCACGCGCGGCAGCCGTCGCGCTGCGCGTGCCGCCCGCCCACCGCGAAACGGCCCTGGTGCGGGTCGGCGTGGCACTCGGTGCACACCGCGTGGCCGGGGCGGATCAGCACCCTGGAGCTCCCCAGGCGCGCCAGGTCCGCCGGCGTCGCGCCGCGCGTGTGGCAACCCGCGCAGGCGGCCTTCAGGTGACGTCCTTCCAGCGGGTAGCTGCTGGCCTGGTGCGCGGCAAGCGGATAGGTCGCCGGCAGCCAGCCCTTCTCATTGTGGCAGCCGGAGCAGTCAGCCGGCTTTCCCGCCAGCAGGCCCTGCCCGCCGTGGGCATCCTTGTGGCAGGACATGCAACGCGCAAACTGCGGCCGCTCCCCCCACGCCGTCTTCCGGTCGTGGCACTTGGCGCACTCCAGTTCCCCGTGCTTGCCCTTGAGCGCGAAGCGGGTGCGGTCGTGGTCGAAGTTGCGCTTGTCCACCTGGTGGAAGCTCTGCGGGTTGTGGCAGCGCGAGCAGTTCCCCGCGAAGCGGCCGGCGTGCGCGTCCTTGTGGCACGGCGCGCAGTCGGCGAAGGCGGCGGTCTTGAAGCGCAGCGAGCCCGCGGGCACCTCGGCCGCCGGGCGGGACGCGGCGCCCCCCCCGGCACCCTTCGCCCCGGTGTGGCAGGATGCGCAGGCGGTGGTGACGTGCTTGCCGGACAGCGCGAACTTGCTCTTCGCGTGGTCGAAGCCGCGGGCCGGCTTCCAGGCGGTCTGCGCGTGGCAGTTCTGGCAGTCGTTGCCCAGGTCGTGGGAGTGCGGGTCCGCGTGGCAGGCGGCGCAGGCGCGCTCCATGCCCAGCCACGAGCGCGCGTGGTCCTTCTGGCGCATCAGCGCCGTGGCGCCGGACTTCTGCAGCCGCGGCACGTGGCACTTGCGGCACTCCAGGCTGTCGTGGCGCCCCTCCAGGACGAAGCCGGCGCGCCGGTGGTCGAACTTCTCGGGAGAACCCTCCTCCCAGCGCACCAGGTCGAAGTCCCGGCCGGCGTGGTCCGGGTGGCACTTGGCACACGCGGTGTTCTGAAGCTTCGCGTGCAGCCCGCGGCCGCGCGCCTTGAGCCACTCGATCTCGGTGTGGCACTCGAGGCACTTGGAGTCCGAAACGCCCGCGCCCTTCTCGTGGCACTTGAAGCAGTTCCCCACCCCTTCCAGCGCACGGTGCGCGTTGCTCAGCGGCCCCGGCGAAATCTGGGACCGCGAGCTGCGCGGGAAGAGAGCCAGGGAGACCAGCGAGACCACGATCAGTGTTCTCCTCATGCTCGTCCGGCTTCCTGCTGCGCGGGTTCCGTCTCGATGGCGATCTCCTTCGTCACGAAGCGAATTCCACAGCGCTGCAGGAAGGGGGATGCCGGTTCGCCGCCGATGCGGATCACCACGTAGTCGTTGGGCAGCAGTCGCGGCCCGTCCACGCACTCCAGGGCCACCACGCCGGGACGGATCTCCGTCACCCGGCTGCCCAGGAGCAGCTCCACGCGCCCCTGGGAGACGGCCTCGTCCAGTTTCACCCGGTTGCGCTCCTTGACCCGCGGGAACTCCTGCCCGCGGTAGGAGAGCGTCACGGTGGCGTCGGGCTGGTTGCCCAGGCCCACCGCCGACTCGATGGCGCTGTCGCCGCCGCCCACCACCAGCATGCGGCAGCCGGCGAACGCCTCCATTTCCACGATGTCGTAGAGCGCCTTCTCCAGTTCCTCGCCGGGCACGCCCATGCGCCGCGGAGTGCCGCGCCGCCCCATGGCCAGCACCACGGCGCGGGCCTGGTACTCGGCGCCGGGCGTGCGCACGCGGAACAGCCCCTGGCCGCGCTCCACGGACTCCACCCGCTCGCCGGTGCGCACCTTGAGGTCAGCCTGCGCGATGATGGTCTCCCACACCCGCAGCAGCTCCTCCTTCGAGGCGTCGGCCACCCACAGCCCGCCGTAGAGCTGCACGCGCGTGGGCTCGGCCAGCAGCAGCTTGCGCCGCGGGTATTTGCGAATGGTGTCGGAGAGCGTGCCCTGCTCCAGGATCACGCAGCGCAGGCCCTGCCGCTTCGCCTCGAGCGCTGCGGAGATGCCCGCGGGGCCCGAGCCGACCACGATCAGGTCGTAGGGGCCCGGCTGGTCCGGGTCCGCGCCCGTGCACGGGCGGCCCGAGGGCGGGCCGGGGCGCCGCGTGGCCAGCGTCCACGCAA is a genomic window containing:
- a CDS encoding cytochrome C; amino-acid sequence: MSRLATTLIALTVLLPAAGGNPARAQAPSTAPAVAPAPAPPVPPPSDACVDCHSRNTPGAVADWKLSKHSAAGVGCAECHGDGHRINSDAAKALLPTPETCARCHAGRVEQFKHGKHAAAWTVMNAMPTIHWQPMAMIDGMKGCGGCHKIGIKSEAEARKLATEGRGFGMGSCDACHTRHTFSVQEARRPEACQTCHMGFDHPQWEMYSASKHGVRNALKQQGALPPSASAPTCQDCHMGDGNHEVRTAWGFLGVRLPLPADKQWAADQVTILQGLGVLDPAGKPTARLEAVKAADVARLDEESFRKERDKMMEACAKCHSRTFAAEQMSKGDDMIREADHLMAEGIRTVAALYKDGALAQPKTYAAAFPDLLTFHDAPTAIEQRLFVMFLEHRMRTFQGTFHASPDYALWYGWSEMRRDLTEIKEQAAQLRREHGGGRKAAAKR
- a CDS encoding NAD(P)-binding domain-containing protein — encoded protein: MNMLVTTLAFVALTTLFAWWHVRRSVGGAEPAVVRACPRCRADVPHAITACPSCGVPMQAFDLVNARPVDLSAGETSDELPHPVVRADLCVGCGTCVAACPESGAIRLVDHRAIVDLDLCRSHGNCATACPVNGIVMAVGAAVQRMEVPDLDANFQSCVQGLYVVGELGGRGLIKNAINEGRIAVEHVAWTLATRRPGPPSGRPCTGADPDQPGPYDLIVVGSGPAGISAALEAKRQGLRCVILEQGTLSDTIRKYPRRKLLLAEPTRVQLYGGLWVADASKEELLRVWETIIAQADLKVRTGERVESVERGQGLFRVRTPGAEYQARAVVLAMGRRGTPRRMGVPGEELEKALYDIVEMEAFAGCRMLVVGGGDSAIESAVGLGNQPDATVTLSYRGQEFPRVKERNRVKLDEAVSQGRVELLLGSRVTEIRPGVVALECVDGPRLLPNDYVVIRIGGEPASPFLQRCGIRFVTKEIAIETEPAQQEAGRA